A stretch of Oncorhynchus mykiss isolate Arlee chromosome 12, USDA_OmykA_1.1, whole genome shotgun sequence DNA encodes these proteins:
- the LOC118937864 gene encoding NLR family CARD domain-containing protein 3-like: MYICFCLPQVKLICQSFINVLMRKHLVSCLTYLLYLFQLLEEKIMTFVKNELKLFKRILSPELPEGFERQKQEVEDAEEEKQESSAREGALKITLHILRKMNQKELADTLEKYELAVICQRELKSNLKKKFQCVFEGIAKQGNPTLLNKIYTELYITEGGTGEVNNEHELRQIETTTRKQARPETPIKCNDIFQSLTGQDKLIRTVLTKGVAGIGKTVSVQKFILDWAEGKANQDVQFVFSFPFRELNLMKEDKHTFIELLNHFSMETKQSGISNYNKYKVLFIFDGLDECRLPLDFQKNKICWDVTESTSVDVLLTNLIKGSLLPSALLWITTRPAAANKIPSGCVDQVTEVRGFNDPQKEEYFRKRFSDQDLASRIISHIKTSRSLHIMCHIPVFCWISATVLEHMLKRKREEMPKTLTEMYTHLVVFHTKQKNEKYLGKEETDQHWNKESILSLGKLAFQQLAKGNLIFYEEDLKEAGIDVKEASVHSGLCTQLFKEECGLYQDKVFCFVHLSIQEFLAAVYVFLSFIINNRNVMDKLQSTSRNFSVRIKQRRKVTFYKSAVDQALQSETGNLDLFLRFLLGLSLESNQKHLRGLLTKTRSSSQSHEETVEYIKEKIRENPSPERSINLFHCLNELNDHSLVEEIQSYLSSGSLSKPKLSPAQWSALVFVLLTSEKELDVFDLKKFSRSEEGLLRLLPVVKASRAALLSGCGVTEEGCASLVSALESNPSHLRELDLSNNDLKDSGVKLLSAGLGNPHCKLETLRLSGCLLTEEGCASLVSALRSNPSHLRELDLSYNHPGDSGVRLLSAGLEDPHCRLEKLNVEHGGENRMKPGLRKYVCDLTLDLNTVDRRLSLSEENRKVTWRTEEQPYPDHPERFEGCEQVLCREGLTGRCYWEVDWSGRRADIGVTYKGINRRGGVSDCWLGYNDKSWSLNCSDNSYTACHNNNPTTLDVHPSSPHRVGVYLDWSAGTLSFYRASSDTLTHLYTFTSTFTEPLYPGFRVWWDGDSVSLCQ, from the exons atgtacatttgtttttgtttacctcaAGTAAAGTTGATCTGTCAATCATTCATTAATGTGTTAATGAGAAAGCATTTAGTCTCTTGCTTAActtatttactttatttatttcagttgcttgaagagaaaattatgacatttgtgaagaacgagctgaagctgttcaagaggattcttagtccagaactcccagaaggctttgagagacagaagcaggaagTGGAGGATGCTGAAGAAGAGAAGCAGGAGAGCagtgccagagagggggctctgaagatcacactgcacatcctgaggaaaatgaaccagaaggagcttgctgacacactggagaaat ATGAGCTTGCTGTGATATGCCAACGTGAACTCAAATCTAATCTAAAGAAGAAGTTTCAATGTGTATTTGAGGGGATCGCTAAACAaggaaacccaacacttctcaataagatctacacagagctctacatcacagagggtggaacaggagaggtcaataatgaacatgagctgagacagattgagacaacaACCAGGAAGCAAGCAAGACCAGAGACTCCAATCAAATGTAACGACATCTTCCAATCCTTAACTGGACAAGACAAACTtatcagaactgtgctgacaaagggagtcgctggcattggaaaaacagtctctgtgcagaagttcattctggactgggctgaaggaaaagcaaatcaggatgtccaatttgtattttcattcccttttcgggagctgaatttgatgaaagaggacaaacACACTTTCATTGAACTTCTTAATCACTTCTCAATGGAAACCAAACAATCAGGAATCTCCAACTACAACAAGTAcaaagttctgttcatctttgatggtctggatgagtgccgactgcccctagacttccagaagaacaagatctgttgggacgtcacagagtcaacctcagtggatgttctgctgacaaatctcatcaagggaagtctgcttccctctgctctcctctggataactacccgacctgcagcagccaataagatcccttcagggtgtgttgaccaggtgacagaggtacgagggttcaatgacccacagaaggaggagtacttcaggaagagattcagtgatcaggacctggccagcagaatcatctcacacataaagacatcaaggagcctccacatcatgtgccacattccagtcttctgttggatttctgcaacagtccttgaacacatgctgaaacgtaagagagaagagatgcccaagactctgactgagatgtacaCACACCTTGTGGTGTTTCATACCAAACAGAAGAATGAAAAGTATCTTGGGAAAGAAGAGACAGATCAACACTGGAATAAAGAGAGCATTCTGTCACTGGGAAAACTGGCTTTTCAACAGCTTGCGAAGGgcaatctgattttctatgaaGAAGACCTAAAAGAGGCTGGCATTGATGTCAAGGAAGCCTCGGTGCACTCAGGATTGTGCACACAGCTCTTTAAAGAGGAATGTGGGCTGTACCAGGACAAGGTGTTCTGCTTTGTTcatctgagcattcaggagtttctggctgctgtatatgTGTTTCTCTCATTCATCATCAACAATAGGAATGTAATGGACAAACTGCAATCAACGTCCAGGAACTTTTCTGTGAGAATCAAACAAAGGCGTAAAGTTACTTTCTACAAGAGTGCTGTGGATCAAGCCTTACAAAGTGAGACGGGAAACCTGGACcttttcctccgcttccttctgggcctctcactggagtccaatcagaagcacttacgaggtctactgacaaagacaagaagcagctcacagagccatgaagaaacagtcgagtacatcaaggagaagatcagggagaatccctctccagagaggagcatcaatctgttccactgtctgaatgaactgaatgaccattctctagtggaggagatccaaAGCTACCTGAGCTCAGGAAGTCTCTCAAAACCCAAACTGTCACCtgcacagtggtcagctctggtctttgtgttgctgacttcagaaaaggagctggatgtgtttgacctgaagaaattctccagatcagaggaaggtcttCTGAGGCTGCTGCCAGTGGTCAAAGCCTCCAGAGCTGCTCT gctgtcaggctgtggagtcacagaggaaggctgtgcttctctggtctcagctctggagtcaaacccctcacacctgagagagctggatctgagtaacaatgacctgaaggattcaggagtgaagctgctctctgctggactggggaatccccactgtaaactggagactctgag gctgtcaggctgtctactcacagaggaaggctgtgcttctctagtctcagctctgaggtcaaacccctcacacctgagagagctggacctgagctacaatcacccaggagactcaggagtcagactgctctctgctggactggaggatccacactgcagactggagaaactcaa tgtggaacatggtggagagaacagaatgaaacctgggcttagaaaat ATGTCTGTGATCTCACACTGGACCTAAACACAGTAGACAgacgcctctctctgtctgaggagaacagaaaggtgacatggaggacagaggagcagccgtatcctgatcacccagagagatttgaggGCTGTGAacaggtgctgtgtagagagggtctgactgggcgctgttactgggaggtagatTGGAGTGGGAGAAGGGCTGATataggagtgacatataaaggaatcaacaggagaggaggggttagTGACTGTTGGCTTGGATACAATGACAAGTCCTGGAGTCTGAACTGTTCTGACAACAGTTACACTGCCTGTCACAATAATAATCCCACTACCTTAGACGTCCACCCCTCCAGCCcccacagagtaggagtgtatctggactggtcagccggcactctgtccttctatagagcctcctctgacacactgacccacctgtacacattcacctccacattcactgagcccctctatccagggtttaggGTTTGGTGGGATGGCGACtcagtgtctctctgtcagtga